Proteins encoded by one window of Arachis ipaensis cultivar K30076 chromosome B04, Araip1.1, whole genome shotgun sequence:
- the LOC107636218 gene encoding uncharacterized protein LOC107636218, with translation MVKECNLGLRGAGIERKVQLQELECLRLEAYENSWLYKEKVKVVHDRNIKRREFRVRDLVLLYNSRLRLMPKKLRFRWEGPYRVEKVEPYGVFHLSHPSSPIFFKVNGHRLKLYHGEKLKNNKELEIFLLKDPAQKED, from the coding sequence ATGGTGAAGGAATGCAACTTAGGATTGAGGGGAGCCGGCATTGAAAGGAAGGTGCAGCTGCAGGAATTAGAGTGCCTTCGACTAGAGGCGTATGAGAATTCATGGCTCtacaaagaaaaggtgaaggtGGTACATGACAGGAatatcaagaggagagagtttagAGTTAGGGATttggtcctcctctacaactcaagactaAGACTCATGCCAAAAAAGTTGAGGTTTAGGTGGGAAGGACCCTACagggtggagaaggttgagcctTATGGAGTCTTCCATCTGAGTCATCCGTCAAGCCCCATCTTCTTCAAGGTGAATGGCCaccgcttaaagctatatcacgGTGAGAAGCTGAAGAAcaacaaggagctagagatcttcctcctGAAGGATCCAGCACAAAAAGAGGACTAA